The window agcTCATATACAGTCTCATCTGATTTGAGATCATTTGCAGGAATTGTCCCAAGGACATATAAGGGAGCTGTACTTATTTGACCATAAATTACTCCAAGGCTTTGAAATGAGAAAAGGAGTGTGTGCTTCCATGTCTCCCGCTGTGCACATTATCAAGTTAGAAACACAGATCACACTACCAAAATATTATGAGAAATGCTGCAGTTGTAATTAACTAACAGCCTTAATAAATATCTCCTCACATTTTTGCCTTCAGATATATTCAAAAAGGCCAAGCTATCTAAATATCTGTTTCATTCATCCATTATTTGCTACGTCTGTTCCCATATTTTGCATCAAAGCCTAGATTTTTATTGCAGACATAAAAATGGATCATTACAGAACAATGCCAAAAGGGCTTCAAACCTAACCAAATTAGTAGACCAAGAGTAACAAAAGGCACAAATGCACACGTATTCAACTTTAAACACCAATGGGTTACACTATGGTTCTACCCTTAAGAAATAGTTCGATCTTATTAAACATCTTCTTGATCAGGAACAAATAGCAGTCTTTTGATTGTATTTAAATTAGTTAACAAGCTACTCATTACATGAGAATTTATGTCAATGCTGAGCATTATTTGTAGTATAATACTCTCATGCCTTTCTTAAAGAATCCCCTACAGAAACTTTTATATAATGCCCCATACATTAGATAAAGTGCTCAATGTCAAAGCTATAACAGAACTTCGTGCTACTAAGCTTTCATACATGAAGCAGAAACTTTACCATGGCATAGGATCTCGTTTGTACATACTATTTTAAACAGTCCTAGAATTTCCTGGGCTATCTCAGTGTCATATGAACTGCTGCTATGCCATTGCttctttcttaattaaaaacatCTACAATAAATTCAGCCTAATTAATAGTCAAGAAAAGTAATGTGTTATCATTTCCAGATTTTTGTTCAATCAGTCAGATACTTTAAAATGGTATAAATacaatagaagaaaaaaaatttatagggaCAACTTCATTACTACAGTATAAGGTATAAGGTTGGAGACTCCTGCCAACATCCCAGTATCTTCCTACAGAACAGTACTTGTGCAGGGGCAGCATACTAGTCATATTTCTATTTGAATACCATTTATGTCTTAAACCCTGGGTTATGAAGCCTAAGTATGCACcatcaataaaattattgttcagATGAGGGGAAAAGGAACTGATCATTATTTAATACACtccaattatttttaattatgtaaaaagaaaactacTTTCTCTAAACAAAAGTAATATTTCCTCTGTAATATTTCTTGAGCAAACAGAAATTCTATAAGAAATGGTATTTTTTTAACAGTTTATATATCTCAATAATGTTAATCTGGAGCTACTTGATGGCTGTACAAGTTGGAACCATCCCCCTACtcaaaagtttttataattttgcatGTCATTAAATTGACACGCAAAATTAATGGCCAACCAAACATCAAAGTAGTATCACTGCTTAGCCATATAATAATAGAGAGAAAGATCTATCACTGCTTCTACAAGTTTATATATCTATTTGTAAACAATAAATTACtattagaaaagaaaacccatttACCTTAAACTCATCAGAGAATGTACCATGGCTTTGTGGAGAATCCATGTATTGATAGATAGAATGAGAAGATAATGAAAAGATGAACTTCGAAAGAGAACCAAGTTATATGCATGTAAAAGACATTTATGGGATTGCCAAACGGTGGAACCAATAATGCACCATAGACGGAACGGAAATCACAAAGTGGATGATCCTCCCCAGAGAAAGAGACTGCACATTGTCCAATTCTTCTCTACTGCTGATTCTTATTGATTGGTTTGGCTGAGTCTAGAACAAACACTGTTTGTTTCTGAATAGTTATATAATAAGTGGAAGAGAGGGAATGCTGGACTGACAGTGACACCTAGGAGAGAGTCTTCAATTAAAGCTAacatatgtataaaaataaaaataaagaaacatagaaatatataagagaagaaaatctgTGAGAATATAATAAAGATATTAATTAAAACCACATGGCTGAAGTGTTTGTGGGGATGGAGGTGATGGAAAGAAGTAGGAGCAGTGCACATGTAATGTGATGAATGGTTTTGTTTGCATGATTTTGACTGGTTTTATGGCTTTACATGTCTTGCATTCTttgttaacaaaaataaaaattgacagcaaatcaaaacaaatcaaaatcacatgtACGTTTACGTTTCACGTTGTTGTTGGGGGAGGAGAAAGAAGTAGAGAAGTGGTGGACATGTTACGTTATTCCAAATCATCTTGACATCTTCTACCATTTTATATTGGATCTCCTTCATTTTCGTTACCTTTTTTTGTTTCGTTTTACTCGTCCGCCCAAGGCCAACACAAAACAACCGTTTGCATAATGTTTAATCATTGGTTAAATTAACACTAATTAGCTAACAAgaacaaaaatacaattaaaaaaaatggtaaatataaagagagcaaaaaatatatattattggatTAACGTTTAAGTATCCGATTGGATACGGACGAAAACTCATACGTctgcctttttatttatttttttacccgtGCCTCTTATACAGTTTAtaggacatgaacagtgcattaaGGCAAATGTACATTGTTTGGGGGAGTGAAcagtaatttgaaaattatttttttattgttttcagcaataagttttcagtttttagcaaaataagcggtatctaaatACGCCATAAGTCTTAACACAATTTAAAGCTTATTTGATGATATttcattaaataattttgtttctttaaaaaatattatccaTTTTTTTACAAGATCTTAAATCATATACTTACTATGTTGGGTTTAGAAACTGTGATTGCTTCAAGTGGATATTCCattccctaaaataaaaaaagtggaTATCCCATTTAATTATTAGCACcaaattgtaacaatttttaaatagaaataataCCTTAATTGTTATTATCTCTACTGATCTATCAATTCTTTGGATAGACACAATCTAAAAACATATTATCCCATATGTCTTGCAAGATTATccttaatataaattataaacatTTTCTTACTAATACTAAATTATGGTAACttaattcaattttgttttattttactttacttttcatgaggatttaaaaaattaaaaatagggtTTAGTAATTGTGATTGCACCAAGTAgatatttagtttaattatcAAGTAGTTGCACCAAATGGCAACAGTTTTTTAGATAGAAATAATAGcttaattgttcttattttttctattgttttatcaattttttggatagacaaaatctaattttgaaaagaaaaaagcaattaGCTTATAATTCTTGCgcttaagaaaaataaacattttcttACTAGACATAATGattatggtaatttttttttttcattttcttttactttgctTTCCTTgttaaatatattcaattttgagtaatgctagagatataaacttttttacaaaaaaattcacaaactgCTTATGTGgtgagtggttattagtaaatgaaaaagtgatgttaatgacGGActtaaatgaaaaccaataataaGCTGGCCACatcaatagtttataaaaatgttgtaaaatagtttgtgactgtagtattactcttcaatttttttcattatcatATACAATGACAGTGACAGagcaagaaatttttttcagtGGGGGCCAagctatacacacacacacacacacacacatatatatatatatacacatatattgcTTATACATTAAGaatgtttgtaattttgatttaacatataatattttcttatgtAAGCAAAAATATTTACATCAACTAAGTATTTacatctttgaaaaaaaaaaagtaagtcttgatatgtctaaaaatatataagtcaatttaataaaaataaaacataattaaattacATATGGTATAAATCaaatacactttaatttaaTAAGCTATGTATGACATAAGAGTAATTAGAGGGAGCAAAAAATGCATTATTTCAACTATAGCATTACATGGTTTTAGTAAAAACTTAAGAGGgccattatttaaatttatgtccaaaattataatttttttttaccaaaaatacaAGAGGGAGGAAGAATTTTTGCAAAGTGAAGGAGGGTCATGGCCAAGATTTTACAGTTAAACAAACAGACACCCACATGCTCATGAAACTAAAAAACACGTGATCATATAGTTACcgatttttatttgtatttttgtgaGAAGATATAGTTACCGATTTTTAGTTAAAGTTTATATCTTAAAGTTTTAATTATGCCGCATGGGTCGCAACATATCAAAagcaaattacataaaaaacaCTTTATTCAATTCAGTGAAtcatggtttctcaaaaaaaaaaaaaaaaaaaaaaaaaaaaaaaaatcagtggatcatatttcttttgaaatatatatatataactgaaaatGTTTAACTTGTAGTTAATCTTATAATATTGTGCCACATAAACTTTTTAAGGTTTTACAATTTTATacatcaatatttttaatttttttaattttatacatcaataaatttaaattttgttatataattaaACCATTTATTAGAATCTTagtatatcatatatattttctttaaatgttagaatataaaattccaaatataaacacaatcataataaatgctTAATACTAACAGAAAATGTATGACtctatatataaacaataaacacaatcataataaataaatatttatcaataattatcATATTCATTGAGTTTCATATttatacacaaaataaaagtgataaaaaaaaaataatattatgttAAACTTTTCCATGCATTACACAATAACACGCGTTACTGACTAGTtgcaacaaataattaaatatttcttAACAAGTGCACTGATAGTACTAATTAACAGAAATTAAGACTCTTCCTCAAAATATGGTATTACACTATTACTTGTAGGTGAGCTATTTAGCCAACAATCACACCTGTAAGGCTGTAACCAAATACGTAGGTAAGCTATTTAGCCAACAAGTTGCCAAATACGTGTGATGTCCGAAAACTCGGCTTTCGGAATGAACAAAAGAGAGTGAATTATGTGAGTCTGTGAATGCATTCATACTTACTGATACATTATACATGGATGAAAGTCACAAATCAGGCAGTCAGTTTCGAAAATTTaagaagggaaaaaacaaaaaatgatggGATCTACCATGTCTAGAATGTGTCGGATTAATCTGGTTGGTTTACATTACAATAATACTTTTGGATGGGAGAACCGAAGTTAATATTAAAGGATCAAATGCATGCATACACAGATACACTCCATGGCCATGGGAGAAGAAAATTCTGGGACTGAAAGGAGAACAACATCTCATATATTGTGACAATTTTCAGAAGGCAGACCTCACCTAACCAAccccttttcaattttcatatgttcattaatattaataaCATATTTTTGGGAGATTAAATGTGAAAACAAGATTCTTTTTCACCCCCTCgttaggtttatttatttatttttattttttattttatctcttCTTTATTTGAAGAagtaaaaccaaacagatgCATTGAAACAGATGGCACCTAAGCTAACTGTGATTGGGCTTTGTTAAGATGCTTTTGTAGATTTTAAACATGGCTATTCAACCAAAGTAAACCACGGTGCCTATGGAGCTTAAAAACATTACTGAACCAACATCCTAATAAAATCCAATTCCTTAGCATCTTTGTCCTTCCAAACGACAAATATACATGTTGCCTTCACAGTTTCACTGCAGGAAAGCAAGGGGgaaaatttttatatcaaaCACCCATAAAACAATAGGtgatttaaccaaaaaaaaaaaaaaaaaaaaaaaaaaccactacaattctctttttgaaatactagTTGCCCCtaacaagacaaaaaaatatactGAAAAGGGCAAATCGGCCATTTAGAATCCACATCTTCCTGTCCACAAGCCTCAATTTCTCAAAAATCAACTTACGCACTTCTGTTCAtctctcactcactcaaaaGCCTTCTCCCAGTCATCTACCACCTCAGACATTTCTGTTCCACTAAAATTATCTTGATGCTGCCCGGCTGAATTTGAACCACTTGCATCAGATTCCAGCATTGGACCCGAATGACTTGCAGCCTGTTTTCCAGGATCCTCTATTCTGAGAGGTGCAGCAGATGAACTCAAAGACGTTTCAGAGTCTAGAACACTCCACCGATTTAGCGTAGCAGCAATTGGAGCTTCTTTCTTCCATGCAGATGCCAGCAAATCTGCATTGTCACCAGACCACTCTTCATCACCCCATACATCTTCCTTCCAACCAGGCTCCTGAACAACAACCTTCTTCCATGGGTTACCCTTCATAGCCGCCGCTAATCCCCCTTCCTTGGCCGTACTGGCTCCTCCCCATGCACTAGTAGCTGATGATGCCACTACTGCACCACCATTTGGGATAACCACAACAGCTCCATGATATACTGACCCATGATCCAATCTTCTCATAGCAGTTGCAGCTCGAGCAGGATCACTAAATACGGCCAATGCATTCTTGTCATTCAGCCAAACCAGTTCACATTCCCCACCAAACCTCAGGACCAATGCACTTATATCTGAATCTCTTggcaaatcaagaaaagaaacaacGAGTCTGGGATCCATGTCTACCAAAGGATCAAAAGCTGGGGAATGGGGTGTGTTTATGTTGGTGGAACCCTTAACCCCAATCACACGAGGAGGGGGTTTTGATTTGGGTGTAACATGAACCACAATAAAACGCTTTGGCTCCCAACCTGCAGAATAAATAGCAAGTTTCCACCTGTCGGCAATTAACCTTACCACATCTCTCTTATCCTTAATCATTGGACAAAAAACATGAACCTTAAGACTACTTGTAGTTCCTCTGCTCTTGCCAAGTACCAAGAACTTACATCTCTCCTCCACAGATAATACCCACTTTGGATCACGCCTATAGAGGTCTGTAAGAATTTCAGAAACAGCTGAGCTCTCTCCAAAATGAAGGGCATCCAAGTTTGAATTAACATCAAAGGCATCTGCTAGAACCCGTTTACGTTCCAACTTAGCACATTCATCATCACACATGAGCTTCCTTTGTCCAAGTGGGATTTTCTTGCCAGATGCTTCCACTGGCTGAAGTGGCACTGGCAACTTTTGGATAATGGAAGCTTCATATAAAGTATCAGCACTGAAACCACCAATGTTGCCTCCAGCATCACAAGGAACAGTTGCTGTTATCCGGCCACAAGAACAAGTGATTGTGACAGGGAAATCACATCTTTCATCAGGACAAAGAGAAGATGGGTGACAAGGTGATTTACATGTATGCCTACAATCCCTCCTAGGAGCACCACATGTCTGCCCACAAGAAGTTTTTAAACCTGGTTCAGGTCCAGGAGAAGTATCACAAGGTGGTGCATGACAAGTTCTGCCACAAGCATGCAGTCCACACTGCCTGGTCTTCCCACAGAGCTGGTTACATCTGATATCCTTTGACCCACAAGGTATGTTCCTAAGTACAACATGTCCACCAATGCATTCCTTTGCTATAGGCACAGTACAAGGTGGGCAGTCTCCAAAGTGGCAGCTGTGAGAAGATGAATGGCCACAAGGCTGAGGAACTGAACACGGGAGTTGACATGAAGGATGAGGTGTGCCACAAGGCAATGGAGGAGGGATTGAAGTTCTCCCACAAGCACATGACAAATCAGTGAAAATTGTTTCAAGGCAAGGAGGGCAATGGCCACTGTGACAAAGTGATTTACAAGAATGCAGCCCACACCTTAGCTTCTTCCCACATGGGATTGAGCAAGTGTGTGGATCCCAATCCCCAGGAAGAAAATTGTTAGAATTAGAGAGCGGGCAGCACCGCTCACTGCACCTGTGCCTTCCACAATTCTTCTTCCGTCCACAAGGCTTATCACAAGTAAATTTCTCCTCCATCACTGTTTTGTAGCATTCCACAATTTGAGAAGCTGATCCACAACGGCATTTTTGAGAAACTCTAACCAAACATGGTGGGCAATCCCCTGCATGGCATGACTCTGTAC of the Quercus robur chromosome 10, dhQueRobu3.1, whole genome shotgun sequence genome contains:
- the LOC126703107 gene encoding NF-X1-type zinc finger protein NFXL1 — its product is MSSQAPNDRRDHRTRFPAQAARHQWIPRGSTATTVVNQNQNPNPSPIPIPIPNPNPPLRFSSNYRSGGDSNSSSAPPESRAGGNNFPRGRGYVGYRPLNQRKDRESQVGKGLKDLNIPQLVQEIQEKLTKGTVECMICYDMVRRSAPIWSCSSCYSIFHLVCIKKWARAPTSVDLSAEKSQGFNWRCPGCQSVQLTLLKEIRYICFCGKRPDPPSDLYLTPHSCGEPCGKPLERELGAGESEDICQHNCVLQCHPGPCPPCKAFAPPRLCPCGKKTITTRCSDRKSVLTCGQRCDKLLKCERHRCERTCHVGSCDPCKVSVDASCFCKKKMEVVLCGDMSVKGEVKTEEGLFSCNSTCGNKLTCGNHACCEVCHPGSCGECELMPSRVNTCYCGKTSLQEERQSCLDPIPTCSKTCDKLLPCGMHKCTESCHAGDCPPCLVRVSQKCRCGSASQIVECYKTVMEEKFTCDKPCGRKKNCGRHRCSERCCPLSNSNNFLPGDWDPHTCSIPCGKKLRCGLHSCKSLCHSGHCPPCLETIFTDLSCACGRTSIPPPLPCGTPHPSCQLPCSVPQPCGHSSSHSCHFGDCPPCTVPIAKECIGGHVVLRNIPCGSKDIRCNQLCGKTRQCGLHACGRTCHAPPCDTSPGPEPGLKTSCGQTCGAPRRDCRHTCKSPCHPSSLCPDERCDFPVTITCSCGRITATVPCDAGGNIGGFSADTLYEASIIQKLPVPLQPVEASGKKIPLGQRKLMCDDECAKLERKRVLADAFDVNSNLDALHFGESSAVSEILTDLYRRDPKWVLSVEERCKFLVLGKSRGTTSSLKVHVFCPMIKDKRDVVRLIADRWKLAIYSAGWEPKRFIVVHVTPKSKPPPRVIGVKGSTNINTPHSPAFDPLVDMDPRLVVSFLDLPRDSDISALVLRFGGECELVWLNDKNALAVFSDPARAATAMRRLDHGSVYHGAVVVIPNGGAVVASSATSAWGGASTAKEGGLAAAMKGNPWKKVVVQEPGWKEDVWGDEEWSGDNADLLASAWKKEAPIAATLNRWSVLDSETSLSSSAAPLRIEDPGKQAASHSGPMLESDASGSNSAGQHQDNFSGTEMSEVVDDWEKAFE